Part of the Ornithodoros turicata isolate Travis chromosome 6, ASM3712646v1, whole genome shotgun sequence genome, CTCTTCTGACATTTCCCGCATTTGACCTTCCGCCAACACCTTCTTGACACATGATTTGGCAAAGTGCATCTGAAGCATCGTCCTGCTTCTTGCAGTTGACGCAGCTTCTCTTCATTTGGAATCGTCGCGTTACATTCTGCAGTCACATGCTCCCGCGCTTTACAGAAGAAGCATTCTGGACTATCATCTGACGTATGAAGTAGCGCTGAGGCCGATGACGGTCTTCTGAATTTCCTTGTGTGCTGGGTCTTAACTTCGTTGGCCTTCTGCTTATACCCTGACGAAGGCTTTTCTTCATGGGCATTCAATCTCTCCCTGCTCTCTACCTCCACTCGGAGGAACTTCATGAATTCAGTCACCTTCGTCACGTGTTGCTTGTCGGGACCTACTGAAGTGTCCTCGGCACTAACTGCCTGATTGTTACTGTTTGTAGATGTCTCCTCTTGAGCTTCCAACGTCTTTCGATTGAAGTTGATGACTATTCCTTGAGGTACAAGCCGTATCATGAGTGAATACAGCATCTACGCAAAAGACTCCTCGGCTACGCCCAGTGCTTTCAGCGCTCTCATGTGCGATGAGATATCGTCATGAAGCTTCCGTAGTCCTTTCGTATCCTGGGCTGTCTTCACGGGCTGGAGACTCATGAGCCTGCCCATGTGGTCCTCTATCTGAAGCGACTCATCGCCGAAACGTCCCTTGAGGATGTCCACAGCATCATTATAGCATCGTTCCGTTGGCGGTAGCCCAGCAATGGCTGACGCCGCTTCCCCGGTCAGTGCTGCTCGTAAATAATTGAACTTGTCGCACGTGCTGAGCTTCTGGTTGTCGTGGACAACTTGTTGGAACTGCTCCCAGAACATCATCCAATTCTTGCGCTGGCCGTTGAACTTTATAATCTCCAGCTTGGGCAACCTGACTCGAACGTTCGCACTTCCAACGTCATCAGCCTGTCTCGCTTCTGGAATAGGTCCTTGTGAGCTTCTTGTCGAACTCCTTGTCGGGCTAATTCGTTCTAGCCTGAACTGTAGCCGTGCCAGCAAAGCTGTCGCTCGGTCAATATATTCGaagctttctttttgttcttgctCAACTTCCTCTTCTGACCACAAAGGTTCCAACTCCGCATCCACTCGCTCCAAATTGTCCATCTGCTTCTTTACTCGAGCAACGAGCACTTCTATGTCCTCTTCCGCTAGATCGACACCAGTGAGCTTCTCTGTGGCTTCATTGACTGTGCGAGACAATGCGCTTCTTAGCCCTCGGCGACGACGTAGCAGGTCTTCCATGTGTTCCATCTCCTGTTGTAGGCCTAGTAGTTCGCAGAATGCCTTATCTAGAGTGGACGGAGATCCTTCGTCTCTTCCTTgtatcccgggtttcggcaccaatctTCTTTAGAAGTTCCTGTCCCGGACCTTAATGGAAGAACTCCAAGCCCAAATCCAATCGCATTTATTTCTGCGAAGCGAACTACCACACAACCTGTTCCTTCGAAATCTGGAACCCGAATGTTCAACAACACAAAAAACCAAACCCGTGCAAcctgcttcttcttcgtcctcgtCCTTCAGTCCATTGTACCAACTTCTCAATGTCCCAAAGTTCAAcacacgtcatcggacgtcagaaaacgtcacaaattgaacgtcatggagacatccggtggctagtgattactgattcgttcccatgaggatgaattcgttttctgagcgatgattggctgttttcaaacttgttcgcgagcgctcgaacaggcgacagcggcggctgtgccggttggaaccggcgtccacggagtcgccggcgtccgtttcggacggcttgcgttgtgtagcggttgtgttggactatgagttgtgatttttcctgtttaaaaacgcaagctggaTCATGTGAgcgtcctcgaacagtcacagctgccagggaagatgcctgcgcaacatttgtgctctgcttcttggtgtagaaactattcgagcgtccgaacgcctcgtacccgacacctggtcaacgactgccgagaggtaagtcatttgtcgttgcttgttgcctcacaacaccgcattcacttcgtgtattgtgaataagttgcttaacagttaccggaatacgcggtgaccgagacagacagcgtagctttgcagatacgatggtagactctatttcttttcgtgaaacaatattatctaaatgttatgattaaatacccgttcacgtcgtactgtataaaggtatgacgctactgtaagtctgattcttggtgatttcgctcgacaagtttcgtcagacgcgttgacttagtagctgttctgtacgtagcgccaaagccaagattgtcaggctaatcgATCTGAATATATAAtggtgaagtagcgcaataaaaggtatttttcgtactaaggtcgctcatcactcCCCAtgactgcgagcttctcacaaccctaccaccgttcttatttttcccGTTCAATAGCACcgttattctttctatttacattgcaactttcgcatgcataaccgtatatctgataccaattgttttcatcttgcagccactgagctccagttcccagtagcagtccttgccagaggcagtccgacattatcaggcttcttcaagcaaattctggagcaatgttaatgtcatcctgtgtacatcttgcttgcataaccgtatgtcgcacaataaaatacttaatgtgacaaaaacaaccaaggcttcatcgtattcctgtaactcccactgcattccaacaaacgcgaaccaaaaaaacagtgcatggaagaaaaaaaaggaacaacaaaagacgggaagcagagcagagaggaggaaagtagtgagagagaaacggatgacacgtcatttacgtcataatcaaaaaagaaaaaaaaatagggtggctagtcctcagtcattggtccagctccggaggtcacgtgagttttcagctacaatagatttatactacagcttcgcgcccctggtcGCGctatgaccagacgcgacagcgacaaattctgcagcgcgtcgcgtgtctcttgttatggggtccgcgctttacACTAACGAGTCATAGCGACCCCGAAAAGGCAGTATAGTACGTAAGGAAGAAGACTCACGAGACATGCCGGCGGTCACTGAAGACATACACTCACACACGGCATGTGGCTATCAAGTAACCTTATATAGTCAACTATGTCTGACTAATCTctcccttttctctctctttctttcgttgttCTTTGTAGCAACTAAGCATATCGCTTTTTCCTTACACTCTTGGCAGTCGTGTAACCCATATGAATTAGTTCCTCTTTGCACGTTTTTGTACAAAGTATCTTGTTGTTGAGGATGTAGATAACAATCCCTGTGGCGACTTGAGCAACGAATAACCTCTTTTTCTCCTTGATCACTATCTCAAATGTGTGTCTGGCATTGGCTTTTCCTCATACGACTGTACCTGGCTGCTTTGCATCTTTTATAAATTAGATTCACtcgacagtttttttttcttaacttGTGAAGACGTACGTGTAGATAATGGAGTCTTCTGTAGTCTTTCTTAGGTAGTGAATAGTTTCTTTTCGCCAAACGTGACCCCAATATTGGTGTTCCTCATACTTGCAATGCAACTCATGTAAATTAGCttctctttgtttgtttttttctcgaGAACCCTCTTACGCATTTCACAAGCGATTCCTACCTGATTGCTAACCAGCCTTGAGATTTGTTATCCATTGGACAGAGGAAAGCACACGAATCacgcccttttcttttttctttttttgaaggcCGATACTAATCGATTCTCGCGTGGTTACATAAGAAGAAATTCCTgaggaagaaaatgaaaatccctCCCAGCTGATGCTGGGAGGATTACGAACATGGTAAGCTTTAGAGACATCCTCTTTCAAGACATAACACTTTTATTATTCAGATATAAGAACAGTGAAGTGATAGCTTTTTTCGACAGGGAATTTCATAGCCGGAAGGCCGTCTGCCAACCATTCGACTCAGAGAATACATGTTGCCAGGACATCGACGGAGTGTCAACATGCGTTCATCACATAGACAACACACTTGCAAATACTCATGCTGGTAATGAAATGTTTCATTAACATGATTCGATGGAGCCATTCATCCAACTGACGCGTCTCGTTTTGTGTCAGTGTAACACCATAGCGCTTCGCTCGACCATCTTTATCCCACATTCTAATGGAGAGCAAGTCCGAGGGGCACCTGTGCACATAAACGTATTCCTCCAGTTCTACCTCCAGGGTACAGTTGCCTTGTTGAAGTTCAGTGGAAAATTGTGGCTTTTTAAACTGTAATATCAGTACTATTGCTAGACATATATGGAATCCAAGAGAAGTGACAAACCACCCGCACTTATCCATGTCACACAGTGAAATGACAAGAACGGGGTTTTAAAgagaatttttgttttgcttttgctAAGTGGAATTTTTTTAGGCAGTAGTCTATTTTTAAGAAGGTCGATGGTCATCATACTAATGTAGCCTGCCACAAAATGAAGTTTTGAGCGGACAGCATACTCCATGAAACATAGACTCTCTTCAGCAATTCGTAGAGCATCCACTTCATCCAAAGCAACAGACTGTCAATTGTGCATGCCTAGTCTTGGCTTACTTTCAAACCTCCTGGGAACGACCTCATCGAACAGCCACTGTGGACTCCAGCATAGATTTTCTTTGTAATCTTCCAAACATCGCTACATCGCTATCTGGCATCGTTTGAAATAGCACCATGTCTGCGACTACCTTAAAGGCTTCCACTATCACTGGATCGGATCCCTCTGTCAAACTGCAGTCCGTCATTTCCTTCCACGTTGCATGAGGCTTTCCACTACAGATCTTGCACTcgaaaatcgaggtattcgatAGTCCTGCATCCTTCAGGCACATCCGAAGTCTGGGAGCAGTCCATATTGAGTCAGTCAATCAAAAAGATAATTTCCCTGTGCCCACTTCGAGCTGTCACCGGAGTGAATCAAGTGCTGAAGCTCGCCATTCTTGactcgtctttttataatcttttctacGGTTGGAATCTGTCGCACTCGTACAAGTTCGCTCTCATAAAAACCGCCAATGATATCCTCATTGTTCAGGTCACATAATAGGTGGGTATGGGATAACCCAGTTGGATAGCACGCACAATAAACAATTCTGTTGTTGTAGAACTTAAGTACTTCTTTACCACCTGGTGTCTGTATTTAGCAATTCGTACGATATCTCCAACATTGTAGCGTGGTTGCTCTGGTGGTTCAACTGGGGTGGGATAGAGTCTCGCTCGAAAAATGGGTTCATTTCCTTTGTTTACATCCACGGGTCTAGCAGAAAGAGATCTATATATTCGATTGTTGTATGCTTTTACTACGAGAGGTAGGATGTCTACATATTATTTGTGGCCCTGATATGTAAAGATACGATATAGAGTAGACATTATAGTTCTTTGAATTCTATCGCAGTTAGCGGCTTTATACTGAGAATGCGAGCTGTACCAATGAATAccctttttctttaaaaacTTTTGCACTAAACTGTTGACGAACTCGCCCCCCGCGATCCGTATGCAGAAGACGGGGTGTTCCGATTCGTCTAAAGGCAAGCTTTAAAGCACGTACTATCTCAGGTGGTCTTTTATTATGAATGGGTACAATTGCAAGAAGGCGAGAAAAAACGTCTATGCAGAATAGCAAATAGCGAAAGCCACTGTTATGATGTTTAAGTTTCTGTACATCCTTCAGGTCGCTTTGGAAGGTTTCCTTCACACCAGGGGCTACTATTTTACGGAACATCGAAGGCCTCTTGAACTCTTTGTGCAGACTGTAAGGATCACTCGTCTTCAGAAACTTGACAACTTTGTTCTTCTTTACACCATTGCCTTGCGCAAGTCTCTGTATTCCACCAAAACTGGCAACATGTTGTGGATCGTAGTAGGCAGCCATCAACACTTTCGCTTCCTGCCGTGCACTCGAAGAGCGTCGAGAGTCAGATATGCATTAATCGTAGCCGAAACGTCACCTCTCATCCAAGCAGGCTGCTTATTGTGAAGTTCGTACTGCAACAACCCCACAATAGAGGATTGGGGAATCACTCTGccgtgacagataactcttCCACTCTCGTCGTACGCCAGTACAGTTGTTATTAGTTGAAGCATTGccaatacctttttatgatgtcttGAGGGGAAGTGAGGCAGTATCTTTGCATCTTCAAAGTAACCCTTTTCATCTTCAGCTAGAATGGAATCCATTGTTGATGTCGAGCACGTTTTGTGGCACGTCTAAGCGGTGGCGATGTTTCAGTAGCGAGAGTTGGTGAGCGTCTGCTTGAAGTCGATACTGTGACACCCTTTTGAAGTCGTGATGAGGGTACAATGAGTGACagcaaattcaatttctccagaTGAGGTAACATGCGATCAAGATATGAAGGTCTCGGAGTACTACGAGCTCTGGATACGAGATAATAAACGAGGTCAATTATATCGGTATCCTCTTGTGGCTGTCCATCAATAATGATCTGATTCGGGTCCCACGAAATGGTTTGCTGCAGTATATGCAAAAGTTGTTTGGCTTTGACCTTATAACCACTGCTCATAAAAGCAGCGACAGCGTCACTTCTCTCATCTTCTGTCGTCTGTGCACTCTCTTTCCTTGTAGCTGCCGCAATCCTATCCGTCACCACATTGGGATGCAGCAAAGAGTGGAGATATtgaattatctcttttgctttgatGTCATCCAGTTCATTCTTGTGCAGTATTTCAGGAATAGGAGATTCGCGATATGGAACAAGCTTGTACTTCTGCATGGTTCTACTTCGAGtgcttttgcaatcgctctGCCCCCTAGTGATGAGATGAGACCGAGTAGTGATGGCAAGAGGAACTGCAAAAACCCACCAATTTGTTGCAATACTCTGCAAACTTTCTGCACACTGCTACCGTCTCGTTTTGCCAATGCTCGAATTGGGATTGCATAAGGTTTCAGTTTTTTTCGCACACTCGGAGTCACTTGGATGCTCCCTTTACAGAGATTTATACAAATCTCTCTAATAGCTGTTAACTGATTCTTTGTAGCATGTTCCAGGAGATGGTAACGCTGTTCGGGCGACTTTGTTTCAGCCAGCAAGTGCaggaaatgaatattcttcCGCATACGctacatgttttatatactatctGCCGTCGGTCGTCAGGGAAAATATTTGTCCACACTCGGAGGTGGTCCGGACACTTTTGAGACAAATCGATTACTACGTATGAATACGGTTCCTTGCATGCATCTTTATATATGGTGGAGAGCAAGTCACCTTCACCTCGACCAAACAACTGTCGGGAAAGTAACTGCATCTGATCCGCCATACGAGCAGAACGACACAAAATCAGAGCGCTGCTATTAAACTGAATGCACTAATATAGGGGCTCGTTGACGAATAAATATTGTGTAATAAAAATACATGAACAATTTAGATGGTGACAGCCAGAAACGTAGAAATTACAGATTTCTTTAAGTCGACCTTGTCAGCCAGACAGtcgtcaaatatgattaaagaatttctgGCATTCTCCAAGTTATCTGGTATATCTCGCGTAAATGTGACTTCGGGGAATTTATCTAAGATTGGTTACTTGTATAAGTATATATAAAATATACGATCAAATGTTTTGTCAAAAACGGATGCTCTGTGAGTCAAAAGTCTTGTTACCAGTGTTGTTTTCCCACTCTGACTTTGCCCTGAAATGGTTATCGAAGCAGGAGTAATGAACTGGTACGATCCGACCTCGGTCAtcttttttttcacagtgaaATACTGTACAGTATGATACTATGTGAGGTTTCAGAAACTCACAGCGCATGTAGGAGAGAGACACCACTCCAATCTACTTGCTAGAGGCAACTGAGAAAGTTGTTCAGAGAATCTGAATTTATTTGGCAGTTGCTATACATTAGTTTTCACGTCGATAATTGAGAAAGTCAATCACGAACAGCGTGATGAACTTTGCTGTTGAGTGGTATCCCAACTTCACAGCGATTTCGATAAGACATAGGCTTTCTGTTGAAAGCAACAGAGGATCGATTTGTTGTTTGTAGTCCATCAAATCATCGATTTGGTGTGACCCGTTGGTTAGCAAACCGAATGGTGTGTCGTATGAAACGAAACGCTCTCTATTGAGACTCGCATACATGGTTTTGGCAGTCTCCCAGACGCCAATGTTTGGAAGACTTTTGGGGAGTTCTTGGAAGAGGACAATGTTGGTGACAATCTTGAAAGCCTCCACCAAAGACATTCGTTTCGTCTCCATTAGACCACACCTGGAAAGTTCTTTCCACGATCTGTGCTGCTGACGACATGGTGCTAGCATGCGAAAGACACTTTTGTTCAATTTGTCGCACTCATCTCCGTCTGGTGTTTCTTCATCACTGTCTGATGAGGACCACGAACCACCGGGTTGAGTTTCAATATCGGACCACCTTGAGCTCTCCTTTGCCATGGCACTCTGGTGTCACCGTCAAGAGCTACTGCATATTTTACTATCTCAGACTCGCTTTTACACCTGTCTCTCACGTAACTTCATAAATATATTTCTTTTAAAGACTccacataacaaaaaaaaaagaaacgagttgcAGCAACTGCTTAAGAGAAAATAATATAAGAAATGTGGAGATTACGTTCGGGTTTGCAGACGACTATACAAGGTCTTAAAGATCTGGCAAGACATAACATGTCTATGCAAGTTAGAAAAAAAGATGCAGACAGTAGGTTCAAGGCTGTAGCACATGTCCATGCAAGACGTTTCAAGAACTAACAAGATATAACATGTCTACACAAGTTCGCTCACCATATGGTGTGAGGAGGATGCAGACATTCAAAAGGCCTGACAAGATATAACCTGACTATATGCATGTTTGTTCGCTCTTCAGACATTCAAGGTCATGATTTGTGAAAAATGTTGAGTTGTGTTTCGTATATAAACCGTCACCCACATTGGGTTTTCTTCAGTGCGAATCTGAGTGTGAAGAGGTATGCTGCCTCTGAGTACATGTTGAGCTAACAAATTTTTCTCCATGCGTTTTTTCAGTTTCCGAGGAAAGCGTGTAAtcgattttggagaaactcaACAAACTGAAAAAGTCGGGAGATGGAGAAATTCAAAAGATGAGTATCTTATCGAAGAATCAAAAATTTGATGTTCTGGATATTCGCAGAATTGAGACAGACAATGAGACCAAGGTGAAAGTCTACCTTCCGAATAGATTCAAGCGACTTTCGGACGAAGACCTGGAAGAGACGAGGCAGTTACCAAATCTCCAAATGGAGAAGAAGGATGGATACCGCAATGTCAAGAAGTTGTCGTATCCAGACATCATTTTCACTAATGGCAAGAAAAAGTAAATTCAGAAATCATGGTTACCTGTCATTTGTATGCTCCGCATGAGCGACAGTTCTACGCAACACCGCTAggactccaaattcatctggcaaacGTACACCAACTGGAGACACCCTGCATCCCATTCTGTGAGACTTTATGCACACTTCGAAATTACACAAGACGCTTCGAGCTGCACTTGCATGACAGAGACGAAGCTGGACATGATGTGACAACATTCTTTCATCTATACGGGCAGTATATTGGTAGTGTGTTGGGATACTTTGGTTTCCCATTACGTTTTTACATCCTTCTCAAAGCAGAACTTGGACGACATACagtggatgatgatgagataCGACTTGATACACGATTCGTGCCTTCCAAGGTGAGGACAGTATGGTCAGAAGGTGACATAGAACCCGCTATTATTCAGTCAGGCAGTGAAATTGCGCACAACTTGGAAAGTCTCGAAATCGAAGGCGCTGGTTTTTTCCTCTTTCGTATTCTCACATGCATTATCAATGTTGGACGTCTACTGCCTGAACTAATCGGTTGTAGTGACTTTGAGCTGCCTGCAGACTTGAAACGTAAGAATAGGTCTCTACTGAATGTGGATTACGGTCTGCACGAGGGTGAGCAAAATATGTGTTTCGCATTTTCCGTGATAGCAGGATTGCATCTTGCTGATCGATTTCGAAGACATAGAGCATCCTCGTATCGGTCATACTTATCTCAGTATGTACTCCCAGAGTCATTTCCCATCGCGTATCCCAAAGATGTAGAAATGATTGAAAAGCAAAATGGCGTCACCATTAATGTCTATGCATATGAAAGGGAAGAGAAATTTGTCTATCCTATAAAAGTTGTGAACGAGGAAAACATGTGGGCCTACTCATGATTGACTCTCATTTTGTGGTCATCACAAATTTCAATGGTTTGTTTCAAAAACGTGGACGTTTTCATTGCAAGCGATGTACCATGGGTTTCACTACACAAGCTGTCCTGAGTAATCATATAAACATGTGCAAACTTCAGAAAGTAGGCAAGACAGTTTATCCAAAGAAAGGAGACACTTTAGAGTTCGCTGGTGAGCGTCTTTTGGCTGAAGTACCTTTCTACTCTGTGTATGACTTTGAGAGTGTCCTGTCACCATGTCTTGACGGaggaaatgtgtatgaagatCATATCCCCTCCTCCTTCTGCCTCAGTTATACGAGCGTCAGATTCAAATGTTCTCCAAAAACACCTTTTTCGTGGACCAAATTGTGTTGCTGTGTTCATGAGTCTACTGCACAGATTGCATGACGAAATTTTGGAGTGGATACAACCATGACCATGTGAGTGTAACGTTTCGACAATCTTTGTGTCAATCGTGCAACCTCAATTTCGAAACACCTCAGATGATTCCAATCATTGCTCACAATGCTAACTATGATATGAGTTTCCTTGTGTCTCATTTGCATTTGCTCAAAATATCGAACATAAGAGTGATTGCCAGCAGCTGTCAAAAATTCAAATCTATTGACGTTGGGTCCTTTAGATTCCTGGACAGTATGAGTTTCCTAAATGCAAGTCTTGAAATGTTGGTATCTGTAAATGTTGGTATGGTATCTCTCCCAAGGTTAAGCATGTCCTGCGCACTAAAAATTATTGAGATACAACTAGAACTCATTCACGACCCCGATGCATAACTGCTGATTGAGAATGGCTTGCGAGGAGGTGTAACACAATGCTCTCTCCGAAAAGCGACCGCAAATATTCCgggaacagagcagtttgatCCAACACAGCCGACAAGAATAATTAACTACATTGACGTTAACGGTCGTTATGGATCAGTAATGCGAGAGTCGCTACCCTATGGAGGGTTTCAGTGGTTGACAA contains:
- the LOC135398584 gene encoding uncharacterized protein LOC135398584, whose translation is MEHMEDLLRRRRGLRSALSRTVNEATEKLTGVDLAEEDIEVLVARVKKQMDNLERVDAELEPLWSEEEVEQEQKESFEYIDRATALLARLQFRLERISPTRSSTRSSQGPIPEARQADDVGSANVRVRLPKLEIIKFNGQRKNWMMFWEQFQQVVHDNQKLSTCDKFNYLRAALTGEAASAIAGLPPTERCYNDAVDILKGRFGDESLQIEDHMGRLMSLQPVKTAQDTKGLRKLHDDISSHMRALKALGVAEESFA